The genomic interval TAAGAGCTTTTGAAAACGGAGGAGATTTTTCTATAGATGCTTTCACTAAAAAATATGCGCCATTTACCTCTTTTATAGGTTTAAAATCGCCAGAAGGAAATAGATATGGTTCTTTCTTTACAGATGAAAATCAGACTTTTTCTGTGGTTTCGGTTGATGAAAAAGGAAGTCCAGTAAAAAGAGATGAAATAGAGGTTGAAGTTTATAAAATTGAGTGGCGTTGGTGGTGGAGTTCTTCGGATGATAACTTGTCTAGATATACTTCTAGCACGTATAATAAACCATATAAAACTTTAAAGATTAGCACGAACTCTAAAGGAAATGGAAGTTTCAATTTGAATATTCTAGAAAGAGATAGAGGTCGTTTTTTAATAAGAGTAATCGACAAGAAAAGTGGTCACGCAACGGGTAGAACAGCTTATTTTTATAAAAATTGGTGGGAAAATTCTGGTTCTGATAATAAAGAAGCTGCAAAAATGTTAGTGTTTTCTGCGGATAAAGAAAAGTACAATGTTGGTGAAACTGCAAAAATTACATTTCCATCAGGTAGTGAAGGTCATGCGTTAATCAGTATAGAAAATGGTACAAAAGTATTAGAAACAAAATGGATGAAAACTACAAAAGGGAATACTTCTGTAGAAATTCCTATCAACAAAAATATGGCGCCAAATGTGTTTGTAAATATTTCATTATTACAACCACATCAAGTTTCTGAAAATGATTTACCAATAAGATTGTTTGGTGTAATTCCGCTTTTGGTAGAAGATGAAAGTACGAAGTTAGAGCCTCAAATTTCGATGCCAGAAGAGTTGCAACCAGAAAAAGAATTTACGGTAAAAGTTTCTGAAAAAAACAACAAAGCCATGACCTACACTTTGGCTGTTGTAGAAGAAGGTTTGTTAGATTTAACACGTTTTAAAACTCCAAATGCGTTTGATGTTTTCTATGCAAGAGAAGGTTTAGGTGTAAAAACTTGGGATATTTTTGATGATGTAATTGGTGCATATTCAGGTAGTGTAGATCAGGTTTTTGCCATTGGTGGAGATGGAAGTGCTGCTGCTGCAAAAAATAGAAAAGCCAACAGATTTAAACCAGTTGTAAAATTTATTGGTCCGTTTTATCTTAAAAAAGGAAAAACGGCATCACATAAAATTACGCTACCAAATTATATTGGCTCTGTAAGAACCATGGTAGTTGCGGGTGATGTTACTAATGAAGCTTTTGGGAATGCAGAAAAAGCGGTACCTGTTAAAAAGCCTTTAATGGTGTTGGCTACATTGCCAAGAAAATTATCCCCAAAAGAAAAAGTTACATTGCCAATTACCATTTTTGCAATGGATAACAAAGTAAAAAATGTAACGATAGAGGTAAAAACATCTAACGGAATTGCAGTGATTGGTCATAAAATTCAAAAACTTAATTTTGATAAGCCAGATGAAAAAATGGTGTATTTTGAAATGGATGTTTTAAAAGCAAACGGCATCAATACGGTTGAAATTATTGCATCCGGAAACGGAGAAAAAGCAACTTATAAAGTAGAGTTAGATGTTGTAAATCCGAATCCAATTACATCTAAAGTAGTAGATGCAACTGTAGAAGGCAATCAAAGTCAAACAATTAATTTTGATACATTTGGAGTTGAAGGATCAAATACCGCAATGTTAGAATTATCTACCATTCCTCAAATTAACTTTTCTGGAAGATTAGAGTATTTAATTCAGTATCCGCATGGTTGCGTAGAACAAACTACTTCAGGGGTTTTTCCACAATTATTTTTGAATGATATTTTTGATTTAACTGCGGATAAAAAACGTCAGATTCAAGAAAATATAGAAAACGGAATTAAAAGATTAGGAAACTTTCAGCAAGCAAATGGAGGTTTGAGTTATTGGATGGGAGAAAGTGAAACAGATGATTGGGGAACAACCTATGCAGGTCATTTTATGTTAGAAGCTGCTAAAAAAGGATTTGTTTTACCGTTAACTTTTAAAAGTGATTTTATTAGATATCAGAAAAATGCAGCAAGAAATTGGAGACCAGATTACAGAAATAATTATACAGATTTAGCACAAGCTTATCGTTTATACACATTGGCTTTGGCTGGTAGTCCAGATTTGTCTGCGATGAACAGAATGCGTGAGTTTAAACAAATTTCTAACGATGCAAAATGGCGTTTGGCTGCAGCGTATGCTTTGGCAGGACAAAAAGAAGCGAGTTTAGAAATTATGAACACTGCAAATATTAATTTTACTACTTCTAAATATAATTATTATTCTTACGGTTCTGTCGATAGAAACCGAGCAATGGCCTTAGAAACCATGTTAATAACTGATCATAAGGACATAAAAGAGGTAGCGAAATCTATTGCAAAAGAATTGTCTGGTAGTAAATGGATGAGCACACAATCTACTGCATATAGTTTATTAGCAATTGGTAAAATGGTGGTTAAAAACGGAGGGAAAGCTATTAATTTAGAATATACTATTGAGGGGAAAACGGTTGCTGTAGATACGCAAAGTTCTATGGTGCAAAGAACCGTTCAGGTTAAAAACGGAGCCAACTCTATCACTATAAAAAATGAAGATAATAATGTTGTGTTTGCAAGAATTATCAATTCTGGTCAGTTGCCTTTGGGTGATGAAATTACAGAAAGTAGAGGTTTGAGTGCGTCTGTTCAATATGTCGATTTACAAGGAAAATCTATCGATATCAACAGTTTAAAACAAGGTCAGGATTTTGTAGCAAAAATAATTGTGAGCAATCCTAAAAATGAAAATGTAAAAGACATTGCGTTGACACAAGTTTTTCCTTCTGGATGGGAAATTGTGAACACTCGTTTTACAGATTTTGGTACAACTACAAAAAGTGAAGCTCGTTATACAGATATTAGAGATGACAGGGTTAATTTTTATTTCGATCTGAATCAGCAGTCTAATAAAGCAGAAACAAAAACCTTTACAGTATTGTTGAATGCAGCTTATTTAGGGAATTATTATTTACCAGGAATTCAGGTAGAAGCAATGTATGATCATGATTATTTGGTGAGAACAAAAGGACGTTGGATTGAGGTGATTAAGTAGTCACTAGTAATTACAAATGTCATTCCGAATGAAGTATGATTGTCATTCCGAATGACGCAGGAAGAGGAATCTCATAATCAATACCAAACTTGTGAGATTTCTCAATCACCTGAAAAAGGCTTATTTCGAAATGACAGTTGGGGTTAAAATAAAATGGTAAATGTCTCCTCGAGCGCAGTCGAGAGGTTTTGATAAATTCCTAACTGCACACGAGCGGATATTATAACTTTTAATACATCAAAATTGAAAATAACAAACTACATAAAACGTCATAAAAAGAAAACAATATTTATTATTGTTCTGCTGATTTTTTATGCATTTTGTTTGCCAAGTCAATTATTTACTAAGCCAACATCAACCGTAATTACAAGTAGTAATAATGAACTGTTGGGCGCATTGATTGCAGAAGATGGACAATGGCGTTTTCCGCATAGAGATTCCGTTCCAAAGAAGTTTAAAACTTGCTTAATTCAGTTTGAAGACGAGCATTTTTATATGCATCCTGGGTTTAATCCAGTTTCCATTTTTAAAGCCTTAAAACAAAATTTACAAGCAGGAAGTGTAAAAAGAGGTGGAAGTACCATTACGCAACAAGTTATTCGTTTGAGTAGAGATAACAGACCTAGAACCTATTTTGAAAAAGTAAAAGAATTAATTTTAGCAACACGTTTAGAATTTAGAGCATCCAAAGAAAAAATTATTACCTACTGGAGTTCTAATGCGCCTTTCGGCGGAAATGTTGTAGGCTTAGATGCTGCTTCTTGGCGTTACTATAATAGGCAAGCATCCGATTTATCTTGGGCAGAATCTGCCACTCTAGCTGTTTTACCCAATGCTCCAAATTTGATTTATCCAGGGAGGAATCAACATCGATTATTGGTGAAAAGAAATCGATTGTTAAAAAAGTTACTGAATAAGAATATCATTGACTCGATAACGTATGAATTATCAGTTTTAGAAGAATTACCGCAAAAACCGTATCCACTTCCTCAAATTACACCACATTTATTACAGAAAATCAATAAAAAAAATAAAGGAAAATTTGTAAAAACTACGATAAATAAAAGGTTGCAGAATCAAACAAATTTAATTGTAAATAATCATTATAATCAGTTAAAAAACAATGAGATATTTAATATTTCTGTTTTGGTTTTAAATATAAATACGAGACAGGTTTTAACCTATGTTGGCAACTCTAAAACGACTAGAATTAACCAGAAAGATGTAGATGTTATAGACAAACCTAGAAGTACCGGAAGTATTTTAAAACCATTTTTATATACAGCCATGTTAGATAGTGGAGATTTGTTGCCAAATATGTTGGTTGCAGACGTGCCTACAAACTTTGGAAGTTATCATCCAGAAAATTTTGATAAAAAATATGCTGGAGTAATTTCTGCAAAATTAGCATTATCTAAATCTTTAAATGTACCAACGGTAAGAATGTTGCAAAGTTTTGGCTTGGAAAAATTTCATGATTATTTACAAAAATTAGAACTGAGAGATTTAAAGAAAGATCCTAATTATTACGGATTAACATTGGCTTTGGGTGGCGCGGAAAGTAATTTGTGGGATTTATGCAAAAGTTACGCTTCGATGGCATCTACAGTAAATCATTATTCAGAAAACTCTAGCAGGTATTTTAAAAACGAATTTTGTGAACCTACTTTCTATGCGGATCAAAAAATAGATTTCGGAGAAAAATCATCAGAAAAAATAATTTTTGATGCCGCTTCTATTTATCTCACTTTTGAGAGTTTAAAAGATGTAAACAGACCTAATGCAGATCAAAATTGGGAGTTTTTTGATGCTTCTAAACAAATTGCTTGGAAAACAGGGACAAGTTTTGGTTTTAGAGATGCTTGGGCAATAGGAACCACTAAAGATTATGTAGTAGGAGTTTGGGTTGGGAATGCAGACGGAGAAGGAAGACCCGGTTTGGTTGGTGTGCAAGCTGCAGCGCCTATTTTATTTGATGTTTTTGATAAATTACCAAATTCAACATGGTTTGAAAAACCTTTTGATGAAATGACTGAAATAGAAATTTGTGCACAAAGTGGGTATAGAGCAACTCAAAATTGTGAAGATAAATCATTAGAATTTGTACAGAATGCAGGTTTAAAAGCAGCACCTTGTCCGTACCATGTTTTGGTAAATGTAGATGCGTCAGAAAATTATCAGGTAAACACTTCTTGTGAACAACTAGAAAACATCAAACAAAAATCTTGGTTTGTGTTGCCTCCTTTAATGGAATATTATTACAAGGATAAAAATCCGTTTTATAAACCGTTGCCAAAATTTAGAAATGATTGTTTAGGTGCGGCAAAAAACGCGATGAAATTTATTTATCCTACGGAAAAAAGCACCATTTTTTTACCAAAGAATTTCGACGGAAAGAAAAATGAACTTGTTTTAAAAGTAGCACATGCAAATAGTGAAGCTATTTTATATTGGTATGTTGATAGTAAATACTTAGGAAGCACAAAAGAACAGCATGAGTTTGGAGTGGATTTAAATACTGGAAACTATCTTATTTCGGCTACGGATAATTTTGGGAATGAAATTCATCAGCAAATAACAGTAAAAGAATAATTTACTTAAAGTAGATTAAGTGCATGTCAACGTACGAAAAGAGTTTTTTATCGAAGAGTAAGGAGGTTGCGCTTAATTTTTATAGATTTTTGGTATAACTAAACCGTATTCCTTATTATGATGCTACAAATCTCTACTCCAATTAATGGTGAAACTCCTTCATCATTCTTAGACAATCAATTATTGTTTGTTATTTTGGGATTGATTGCTTTGGTATTTGTAATTATTAGAGTGGCTAAGTTTTTAAGTGAAATGGATTCTAGTAGCGCTTCTAAATAGTCCTAATTTTATTCATAATGTTTTAGTTTTCCTTTTTCAATTCAGAGAAAATAATTAAAATTTATTGGCCAATCATTTTTAAATTGTTTTGGTGTAATCTTTAGACTTTCTTAACAAAAAACTATCTTATTTTCTTCATCTTTGCTTTCTGTATACTTTTAAGAAGTATTATGAATATATTGAATTCTAATTGATTATTTTTATAGTCAATTTTTTTTATGATTTTAATCTATACAGAATGAAAATATACCCTATAGAAACTGGAAATTTTAAATTAGACGGAGGTGCAATGTTTGGTGTTGTGCCAAAAACTATTTGGCAAAAAACGAACCCTGCAGACGCTAATAATTTGATAGATATGAGCATGAGAAGTATGCTTATAGAAGATGGAGATCGTTTAATTTTAGTTGATACAGGCTTAGGAGCAAAGCAATCAAACAAATTTTATAGTTATTATTACCTCTTTGGAGATTTTTCTTTAGATACATCTTTAGCAAAACATGGTTT from Polaribacter sejongensis carries:
- the pbpC gene encoding penicillin-binding protein 1C; this encodes MKITNYIKRHKKKTIFIIVLLIFYAFCLPSQLFTKPTSTVITSSNNELLGALIAEDGQWRFPHRDSVPKKFKTCLIQFEDEHFYMHPGFNPVSIFKALKQNLQAGSVKRGGSTITQQVIRLSRDNRPRTYFEKVKELILATRLEFRASKEKIITYWSSNAPFGGNVVGLDAASWRYYNRQASDLSWAESATLAVLPNAPNLIYPGRNQHRLLVKRNRLLKKLLNKNIIDSITYELSVLEELPQKPYPLPQITPHLLQKINKKNKGKFVKTTINKRLQNQTNLIVNNHYNQLKNNEIFNISVLVLNINTRQVLTYVGNSKTTRINQKDVDVIDKPRSTGSILKPFLYTAMLDSGDLLPNMLVADVPTNFGSYHPENFDKKYAGVISAKLALSKSLNVPTVRMLQSFGLEKFHDYLQKLELRDLKKDPNYYGLTLALGGAESNLWDLCKSYASMASTVNHYSENSSRYFKNEFCEPTFYADQKIDFGEKSSEKIIFDAASIYLTFESLKDVNRPNADQNWEFFDASKQIAWKTGTSFGFRDAWAIGTTKDYVVGVWVGNADGEGRPGLVGVQAAAPILFDVFDKLPNSTWFEKPFDEMTEIEICAQSGYRATQNCEDKSLEFVQNAGLKAAPCPYHVLVNVDASENYQVNTSCEQLENIKQKSWFVLPPLMEYYYKDKNPFYKPLPKFRNDCLGAAKNAMKFIYPTEKSTIFLPKNFDGKKNELVLKVAHANSEAILYWYVDSKYLGSTKEQHEFGVDLNTGNYLISATDNFGNEIHQQITVKE
- a CDS encoding alpha-2-macroglobulin family protein; its protein translation is MKKKNLLLTISIFLLILSCKKEEVKTDNIFKFKEYISYTTSGVVSVANNIEINLAKEVEGWEANKEISTEIISVKPHVSGTVKTVNKHAFIFIPDEILDADTEYSVSVNLEEIYKDTPQDFETYTFQFKTIAPNFNIQTNNLQSYSKEFQYLEGVVKSADIISLENAKKLISASQNGTSKKIVWNESYKNGKVFEFKVDSIQRFVEDSQLAISWDGKAINAESKGENEVLIPGKSNFKVLGLKINNTSEQYISINFSDQLKKQQNFDGLVTIKNEENPRFIVNGNELKVFSENKFQGDVLVSVFQGIKNADNYKLKESFKETITFEQKKPAIRAISSGAILPNSKDLKFNFEAINVKEVDVRIIKIYEDNVLQFLQENSMNSDNEYQIIRVGRRVAKQTITLIDSKTTNTQKWKAYSVDLAKLIDAEPGAIYRVELSFNKSQALYDCSENKSVNSNFEEETYDDLSKIEDEEAREELYWDNKLYDYKDRNYNWQERDNPCSDSYYYYKEVTQNLLASNLGIIAKKGENNSYFFAITDILSTKPQAGATIKLFNFQQQEIVTTKTDSEGFANIETSKAAAFAVVSKGNNKGYIRLFDGNSLSLSKFDVAGSKTEKGLKGYIYGERGVWRPGDNVYLTFLLNDADNKLPKNHPVKLEVTDPSGKLVYKKVTSENVNNFYNFIFSTTQEAKTGNYNAKISVGGAKFYKSLKIETVKPNRLKIKVDFDDEVLASNKPINGTLDVKWLHGTPAKNLKAEIKAKVSTANYGFEDYKDYVFTDPSREFLSEEINIFEGKLDENGFAKIDSKLAIGKNAPGMLNVQFLVRAFENGGDFSIDAFTKKYAPFTSFIGLKSPEGNRYGSFFTDENQTFSVVSVDEKGSPVKRDEIEVEVYKIEWRWWWSSSDDNLSRYTSSTYNKPYKTLKISTNSKGNGSFNLNILERDRGRFLIRVIDKKSGHATGRTAYFYKNWWENSGSDNKEAAKMLVFSADKEKYNVGETAKITFPSGSEGHALISIENGTKVLETKWMKTTKGNTSVEIPINKNMAPNVFVNISLLQPHQVSENDLPIRLFGVIPLLVEDESTKLEPQISMPEELQPEKEFTVKVSEKNNKAMTYTLAVVEEGLLDLTRFKTPNAFDVFYAREGLGVKTWDIFDDVIGAYSGSVDQVFAIGGDGSAAAAKNRKANRFKPVVKFIGPFYLKKGKTASHKITLPNYIGSVRTMVVAGDVTNEAFGNAEKAVPVKKPLMVLATLPRKLSPKEKVTLPITIFAMDNKVKNVTIEVKTSNGIAVIGHKIQKLNFDKPDEKMVYFEMDVLKANGINTVEIIASGNGEKATYKVELDVVNPNPITSKVVDATVEGNQSQTINFDTFGVEGSNTAMLELSTIPQINFSGRLEYLIQYPHGCVEQTTSGVFPQLFLNDIFDLTADKKRQIQENIENGIKRLGNFQQANGGLSYWMGESETDDWGTTYAGHFMLEAAKKGFVLPLTFKSDFIRYQKNAARNWRPDYRNNYTDLAQAYRLYTLALAGSPDLSAMNRMREFKQISNDAKWRLAAAYALAGQKEASLEIMNTANINFTTSKYNYYSYGSVDRNRAMALETMLITDHKDIKEVAKSIAKELSGSKWMSTQSTAYSLLAIGKMVVKNGGKAINLEYTIEGKTVAVDTQSSMVQRTVQVKNGANSITIKNEDNNVVFARIINSGQLPLGDEITESRGLSASVQYVDLQGKSIDINSLKQGQDFVAKIIVSNPKNENVKDIALTQVFPSGWEIVNTRFTDFGTTTKSEARYTDIRDDRVNFYFDLNQQSNKAETKTFTVLLNAAYLGNYYLPGIQVEAMYDHDYLVRTKGRWIEVIK